CCGACTTCAATTCAGAAAGAAAAACAAATCATAAACCGCATGAAACTATGCTAAACTCTCCTTTAGTAAAAATGAAGAAAATAGAAGAAAAAATCAGGGATAGAAAGCACTTACATGTTAGTTTTAGAGAGGAACTGGCATATTTATCTTATGTGAACGGCTACTTGTATGAAACTGGTGGAGCTATATTAGCATCTGCATACTGCAATAAAAAGATCACTGACATTGATAGTTCCTTTTACGATCTTATTATTAAAATAAAAGATAATAAATTATTGCATAGTGAAGATATTAATATTACAGATGGACTCTCTTCTTATTTGTTTATAATTTTTTCTTTATATAAATTGAATAATGAACCTGAATATATTGAGGAAATAAAAAGGACAATTAACCGTATTAAAGAAATGGATTTTAAACTGCTTAATATTGACTATTTTGGTGGATTGGCAGGAGCTTTAGTTGTTGTTAATAAAATATATGACTTTATTAAAACTAAACACACAGAAATCATCTTTTTAAAAGACGATGTTTTTTCAATTATAGATAGAATAAAAGATGAAATATTGGAAAGAGATTTTAAAATACTAGGCGCTGGATTGGCTCATGGATTATCGGGAATAATTTTCGCCCTTAATGAAACACAAAATAATTTTCCATATATGAATTTGTCTTCAACTATTAAAATGTTAATTACCAAAGAAGACGAGCAATTTAGGGAGAATGACAATAATTATATTGATCCCAGAACAGGTGATCTAGCAGGTTATTATTTATGTTATGGTCTCCCTGGTATTTTACAAAGTAGAATGCGGCTTTCGAAAGAATTTAAAGATGATCAAATGATCAAATCTTCAATTAATAGATTGGTTAACAATTTGATGTCAAAAGAGAATAATTATATAGAAAATATAACATTATGCCATGGACTAGCAAGTGTTATGGATTTATTTATAGATGCTTATAATTTGAATTATATAGACCAGCCTACATTGTCTAAATTATCAGCAGTACTTAAAAAGCAGTTTTTGAAAGTAGGAATGACTTATTATGATAACAATATAAACTACGGATTAGGTTTATCAGGTTTTTTCTACACTCTAATTAGATTAGAGAATCCTGAGTTACCATCTATTCTTTTATTAGATTGTTAGGGAGTGTTAGGTAATGGGGAAATTAAAATATATTCCTCAGTCCCAGGAGTCGGAGTGTGGATTATGTTGTGCTTCTATGATTCTTAATTCTTTTGGTTGTAAAGTGCTACCAAAAGATATAAAAGAATACGAAGATATTGGAAGGGATGGTCTATCTTTACAAAAGGTAGGAGATATTTTATCCTCTTACAATTTAAACGTTGATTTTTATGAGGTAGGAATAAATAGACTTGACGAGATTTTAAAAAATCCAATCATCTTATATTGGAACAATAACCATTTTGTTGTTTTGTCTAAAATAAAGAACAATAATTATTATATAATTGACCCGGCACTAGGGAAGGTAAAACTTACAAAATATGAGTTTTCAGAAAAATATTCCAACTTTGCTTTGACAAGTACTCCTAATGAGAACTTTAGTAAAGTTAAACCGAAGGAGAAACACAATAATTGGAAGTTATATATTGATTATTTTCTAGAGAATAAAAAAAGATTTATACTGTTATTCTCAATATCATTAATTTTTTCATTATCAGTATTATTGATACCTTCTTTTATAGGATCATTCACTAATTATTATGAAAAAAATCAAACAATTAGTAATGAATATATTCTCTCATTACTCTTAATAGTGCCTTTACTTCTAGCTCTTTACTATTCTAGAGTATCATTCATGTTACAAACTGTTAAGATAATGGATTTAAATCATTATCATAAAATTGTAAAAAAATTGTTTTCAGTTCCATTTCAATTTTTCTTAACTCGGAGTTCTAGTCTAATTTTATTTAGATTAGGTCTATTAAGATCTAATAGGGAATTAATATTTGATACTATTTTTAAGGGAATATTAGATAGCATAGTAACCATTGTTTTATTAATAGCAGTATTAATAAATGACTTTATTTCATTTGTTTTTTTAGCAACTATTTCTTTGATTTTTGGATTGGTGTTGGCAGTATTGCGAAAAGATATAGTGTTGAAAAATAAATTAGAATTAAATGAATACACCAGGTTACAAGCTCTTGAATACGAAACCTTCTCTTCTATATTTTCCATAAAAGCCAATTCACAAGAAGAATATATGGGCGATTTACTTATGGATACAAATAAAGAAGCTTTAGTTGCCTATGTTAACAGAAGTAAAGTTAATAATGTTTATTCGACTATTATATATTTTTTAAACACTTTTGGACCTATGGTTTTATTAGTTATGACAGTCTTATTTTCTAAAAATGAAAATATAAATATTGGTCTCTTAATATTTATATTTTCATTGTCTGGGGTGTATTTCCAAAACTTTTCCAGTCTTTTCAATACATTTAACACTTTAGGGACTTTAAAAAACAATTTATTAAGAATCAATGATATTTTAGATCAGAAAGATGAAGATGAATATGTGGGACAAAAAGAGATTCAACTAATTGAAACAATAGAGTTTGAAAATGTATATTTCTCTTTCCCTGGACAAAAAAATTATGTATTAGAAGACATATCTTTTAAAATATACGGGGGGGAAAAGATTGGATTTGCAGGCGCTACTGGATCAGGAAAATCAACTATATTGGGATTGGTGCTTGGCATGTACAAACCTACGAAAGGAAAAATTTATATAAACAATCAAGATATTCATGAAGTTGATATTAATGAATATAAGAAGAAAATTGGTTTTGTACCTCAAGAACCATTTGTTTACAACAAGTCTATAAAAGATAACATTCTAATGAATAGAGAAATAAATGATAAACAACTTATAGAGGCACTCAAAGTCGCAAATTTAATCGAGGATATTTCTAGAATGCCATTAGGCATCGAAACAGTCATATCGGAAAGTGGTACAAATATTTCTGGAGGACAAAAGCAAAGAATAATAATAGCAAGGGCTATTGTAGATAATCCGGACTTATTAATTCTAGATGAAGCAACAAGTTCGTTAGATAATCAAACTGAGTTAAGTATAAATAAAGAGCTCCAAAATCTCACACAAACTCAGATAATAGTTGCACATCGACTTTCCAGTATTAAAAAATGTGACAAAATAATATTCCTTGACAGTGGGATAATTAATGACATAGGAAGTTATGATTATTTAAAACAAAGCAATCCTAAATTCGCAGAATTTAGCTCTCAGGAAGGATGAAGATACAAATGACCTTAGAACAGATAATTGAAAATGCTTATAAAAACTATACTTTCTCTTCCGATGAATATCTACTTCATTTTTTCTATAAACCTATTCATGAATATATAGCTATTAATAAAATAACTAATGATGATTTAAAGAATCTATATTTTAAAAATATAGATTCTTTAAACGCCCATCTAAATACATTAG
This genomic interval from Virgibacillus pantothenticus contains the following:
- a CDS encoding peptidase domain-containing ABC transporter, with the translated sequence MGKLKYIPQSQESECGLCCASMILNSFGCKVLPKDIKEYEDIGRDGLSLQKVGDILSSYNLNVDFYEVGINRLDEILKNPIILYWNNNHFVVLSKIKNNNYYIIDPALGKVKLTKYEFSEKYSNFALTSTPNENFSKVKPKEKHNNWKLYIDYFLENKKRFILLFSISLIFSLSVLLIPSFIGSFTNYYEKNQTISNEYILSLLLIVPLLLALYYSRVSFMLQTVKIMDLNHYHKIVKKLFSVPFQFFLTRSSSLILFRLGLLRSNRELIFDTIFKGILDSIVTIVLLIAVLINDFISFVFLATISLIFGLVLAVLRKDIVLKNKLELNEYTRLQALEYETFSSIFSIKANSQEEYMGDLLMDTNKEALVAYVNRSKVNNVYSTIIYFLNTFGPMVLLVMTVLFSKNENINIGLLIFIFSLSGVYFQNFSSLFNTFNTLGTLKNNLLRINDILDQKDEDEYVGQKEIQLIETIEFENVYFSFPGQKNYVLEDISFKIYGGEKIGFAGATGSGKSTILGLVLGMYKPTKGKIYINNQDIHEVDINEYKKKIGFVPQEPFVYNKSIKDNILMNREINDKQLIEALKVANLIEDISRMPLGIETVISESGTNISGGQKQRIIIARAIVDNPDLLILDEATSSLDNQTELSINKELQNLTQTQIIVAHRLSSIKKCDKIIFLDSGIINDIGSYDYLKQSNPKFAEFSSQEG